From Quercus lobata isolate SW786 chromosome 11, ValleyOak3.0 Primary Assembly, whole genome shotgun sequence:
AACATAAACAAAtgaatttaggaaaaaaaagggggaaaggaACAAAAGAGGAACGAAAGTGCgaaacaagcaaatacctcaaccATGAGAACACCAGGCATTATCGGTCTTTCAGGAAAATGACCAGGAAAGAAGTTGTCGTTAATTGTGACATTCTTGATAGCAACAGCTGAAACTCCAGGATTGTGTTCAATTACTCTATCCACTAGAAGAAATGGGAACCtaacaaaatccaaaacaaaaagaaagtaaaaacgTTGAAAATTgcttacaaaaacttaaaacaacTACTAGACTTCTTTTGGCTCCTCCTGAAAGAAGCTACCTATGTTTCATTGTTTGGcaattcaaaaaccacaaaaaagaaCACCTCAATATATGTATTGCAATTTGCAACATGGGTTTTAATTTcctcaatcaattttttgaagtgcacagaacagagaattttataaaaatgatacAGAAAAGCAAATTGCAAAATGGGTTTTTCTCAAACAGTGATTTAAAGTGAACAGAAAAGAGAATTTAGAAAAATGACAGTGGAACTGACCGGTGAGGCAGAATTTCACGAATCTGGTTGATGTCCATCACTGTAGGAAATGCAGCATAtcctgtaaaaaaaattgaaaccaacccaattaagagaaagagaaagagaaaaaagagagatttttgaaGCAAAGTACGTACTTAATTCAATAGGGGTGTCTTGCTTGGTATCATTTGCAGCGTCCAGAGAAGAACGGGTGGTGAAAAGGGTTGGATACGATCTGAAAGCAGTACTACGAAGATTGACTTGTGATCGTGATGGAGACCAAGCAAAGGTGGGTCTgtgaggaggaggagaaggagaTGAGAGAAGTGAATTGGAGAAAGCTGAGGCTGCCATTGCcattggttttggttttgttgagaaaatgctAGCGAGTGAGTGCGTGAGAATGTGTTGTTgttggttattattatttgcaTTCCTCTTCTTATATACTATATGGGTTAAGAAAAAGGTTGGACAAGGCGAGAGTTACGAGGTAAAGTGGTTTGACTTTTGAAGCTGGTGGATTGTAGTTGGGAGAGTTTTGACAACTGAGTACCCAATCAAAAGGGACGGAGATTCCAATGTTTGTGTTCATGGTGGATGTTTTACATCTCATGGTACCACAAGTTCCTCACACATGGTTATGGACCTTATGGTTTGAAATTGAATCAATGTTCTAAATGGTTTTTGACAACTCCGATACTAATTTGTCTCATACAAATCAAATTTATGTTCTGAGATGGACGAAGTGCTTGACCACTAGACTCTCATTTTAACGACTTAATCCAATAATAAATATGACTTGCCTAATCAAGTTGGTCTATATAAATGAGATTAACTTGACTTTTGTAAAATATAAGTTACATGATTAGGATATGATGTGGGTGTAAACACCCTCGTGTTAGTGTAACTAATAAAAAGCTTAAAAATGAAATCTCTTCTCCTCTACTTTTCTCTCAAGCTCTTGGAATCTCTTTGGCATGGTTTTTAGGGTGTAGATTTTATGTGCCTTGCTTTAGAAGCAACCACCAACATTAGTGACAAGCCAACATCTCTTTAGGTCATGACGGCATAGTTTACAATGTATAATAGTTGCATAAGTACTCATTTTCtttaattggtatcaaagcataAGACCAAAAATCATTTCCCATTTCGATTGGAACTTGCAAGTAGGATTTTTCTAAGTTGAATATCCATCTCAAATAAGCATTATTTTGTTAGATTTAAGGCAATTAATTTAagtaagatttttttatatttacatattattttaagacAAAAGACATAAAGCT
This genomic window contains:
- the LOC115969336 gene encoding uncharacterized protein LOC115969336 — its product is MAMAASAFSNSLLSSPSPPPHRPTFAWSPSRSQVNLRSTAFRSYPTLFTTRSSLDAANDTKQDTPIELRYAAFPTVMDINQIREILPHRFPFLLVDRVIEHNPGVSAVAIKNVTINDNFFPGHFPERPIMPGVLMVEAMAQVGGLVMLQPEVGGSRENFFFAGIDKVRFRKPVVAGDTLVMRMTLIKLQKRFGIAKMEGKAYVGGEVVCEGEFLMATGSE